The DNA region GTACGACCTACGAGGAGCTGCGCGACACCCAGGGCTACCACGTGCTGGCGGTCGAGCACGACTCGCTGCGGGCGGCCTCGCTCAAGGAGGAGGGCTTCGACGTCGTCGAGGCCGACGCCACCGACCAGGACTTCTGGGAGCGGGTCAAGAAGGGCGCCGGCATGGAGCTGGTCGTCCTCACGATGCCCTTCCACGGCGACAACCTGCTCGCCATGGACCTGCTCCGCAAGCTCGGGTTCAAGGGCACGGTCGCCGCCATCGCGCTGCGCCCCGAGGAGCGCGACGAGCTCAAGAAGCGCGGCGCCCACGCCGTCCTGAACCTGTACGCCTCGGCCGGCTCCGATCTCGCCGAGAAGGCGCTTCGGGTCAACCAGGAACGCCAGCTCTCCGCGTGAGCTGTGAAGCCGAGAGTGACCCAGGGGCCACTCTCGGCTTCACGGCTCGGGTCAGCCCAGCAGGTTGTAGCCCGACAGCGCACCCAGGTAGGTGCGGGTCACGCCGGTGCCGGCGCTGTTGCGCTCCAGCGCGTAGATGTAACTACCCGACCGCACGATCAGGTCGCCGCCCGAGGAGGCCCGCAGATCGCGTACGCCGAGCACCGCGTCATAGCCGGACAGGTTGATCGACAGGGTCTGCGTGGAGACCAGGCCGCCGGGCCCGTTGCTCTCGTGGACGACCGTGCTGGTGCCGTTGACGAAGAGCACGTCGGGGGTGTTGCTGCTGTTCCAGCGCCCGACGCCGACCAGGCGGGTGCCCGCTGCCGAGGTGCGCATCACGATCGAGGCGCCGACCTGGGTCGAGCCCTTGCCCGGCCACAGCTTGATCGTGCCACCGGAGACGCGGCCCATCAGGTCCGGATAGCCGTCGCCGGTGACGTCGCCGACCGCGTCGATGACGCTGACCGTGCCGAGCCCGGTCGCGATCGTGACGGGGCTGGCGAACTTGCCGGTGCCGTAGCCGCGGTAGAGGCGTACGGAACCGTCGGACATCTTGGCCAGGAAGTCGCCCTTGCCGTCGCGGTTCCAGTCGCCGGCGTTCATCAGCGCGGTGGCGCTCGTCAGGGTGATACCGCTGTCGACCGGCGCGGCCAGGCTGACCCGGCCGCTGTTCGGCTTGACGTAGAGCGTCGAGCCGGACTTCAGCACCAGGTCAGGAAGGCTGTTGCCGACGAGGTTGACCGCGCCGACGAGGGTGCGGTTGACGTCCGCGTACGGCCCCAGCGGCTTGCCGAAGCCCGAGCCGGAGGCCGGGTAGATCCACCCGCGGTTGGACGAGTCCCGGCCGATCAGGTCGCCGCGGCCGTCGCCGGTGAAGTCGCCGTAGCCGCTGAGCTGGACCAGCGAGGACCACGACGGGCTCTGGGTCGAGAGCTTGACCGGCGAGCCGAACGTGCCGGAGCCGGAACCCTTGAAGTAGTAGAGCGCACCGGACTTGCGGCCGATCAGGTCGCGCTTGCCGTCCTTGTTGACGTCACCGGTCGCGGCGAGCTTGTCGAAGCCGCTCAGCGAGCGCGTGCTGCCTGCCCGGGTGAACCCGCCGGAGCCGTTGCCGGTGTAGCGGACCAGGTAGCCCTTCGCGTTCTTGCCGACCAGGTCGTTGGCCGAGGTGCCGCCGATGTTGCCGGTCGCGGTGATCTTGGAGACGCCGGAGAACGTGCTCCTGCCGAGGTTCTTGAAGACCGCCGCGAAGGTGCCGTCGCCGCGGCCCTTGCGGATGCCGGCCGAGCCGTCGTCGCGGACCTGGATCAGGTCGGCCTTGCCGTCGCCGGTGATGTCCGGGGTGACCACGGCCTCGCGCACGGTGCTGCCGACCGTCGTGGACGTCCTGGTCGAGCTGAACCCGGCGAACCCGCCCGTACGCAGCGTGAAGATCCGGCCGTCGGACGCCCGTCGTGCCACGAAGTCGGAGTGGCTCGTGCCGGCGATGTGGGACTCCAGGTCGCGGCCGCTCCAGCTCTTCTGCAGGCTGGCGGCGAGCGTACGGATGTCGGGGAGCTTGGCCTGGAGGTTCGCGCCCGGGCACACGGTGGTGCCCGCGTCGCGGTGGCCGTTGATCGCGTGCGGGAAGACCGTCTTGGTGCCGTCGGTCTTGGTCAGGGTCACGTTGGTGGCGTTGGCGGTGACGCCGTGGAGCGAGAGCTTCCAGGCGTAGAGAGAGCCGTACGCCTGGATCATCGCGTCCGTGGGCTGGTTTTGCGTCGCGCCGGTGTCGTCAGGGCAGCCGGCCGCGACCGTGTCGAAGCAGCCGAGCGCGGACGCACCGAAGCTGTCGTAGTTGTAGCCGCTGGTGTGGGCGCCCTCGACCGGCAGCGCGACGCCGCCGTGGCGGCCCTCCCAGATGCGGCCGAACTTGTCGACGAAGAAGTTGTAGCCGACGTCGCGGTAGCCGCGGGTCTTCACGTGGAACTCGTAGACGCCCTGGATGATGCTGGGGACGTCGGTCTCGGTGTAGTCGTTGGTGCCCGCGGTGTGGTGGACGAAACCGCCGTGGATCTGGCGGTAGCTCGGGGCCGTCTGCTCGCGGATCGTCTCGTCGGCGCCCCACTGCGCACGGCTGTAGATCGTCGGGCTCGAGGTGTAGGTGGACGCGACCAGGTTGAGGTCGGAGTCCTTGCTGCCGGCGTGGACGCTGGTCGCCCGGGGCTTGTCCTTGTCGGTCTCGATCTCGGGGAGCTCCTCGACCGTGTCCTCAGGCTTCCCTGGCTCGATCACCGCGAGCTCGAGGTCGCCGGGGATCTCGGCGGCGTTGGGGACGATGATCCGGGTCTGCACCTGGTCGACGTGCCCGGCCAGGAACTCGTCGGTGCCCGGGCGGACCCCCTTGGCTTCCGCGGTGCCGGCGTCCGGACCGTGGTCCTCGACATCGACGACCATCGGGCTCCACGAGGACCACACGCCGTCCTTCAGGGTGCGGACCTCGGGGCGTACGCCGTCGGCGATCTCGCCGGACCAGGTCACGCCGACGACGCCGAAGCCGGTGACGTCCTGCGGGTCGCTCTTGATGACGTCGGTGCGGGGCTTGTCGACCTTCGTCGCGTGCTCGGTCGCCTTGCCGGTCGAGGTGGTCAGTGCGACCTCCTCGAGGTGGGACTCGACCGGGCCGGCGGGAAGGGTGGACGGCTCCCGGTTCGCGGCGTCGAACGCGGCCAGCGGGCCGGACGTGGTCGGCTCGGCGGTGGCGGAGTTCAGCGTCAGCGGGATCGCGACTGCGGCCACGCCGAGAACGAGGGTGGTGCCGGAGATGGACGCGATCTTGGCGCGTCGGGGCATCGAAGGCCTCCGTGGGGGAAAGTAAATACGGGCTGAGGAAACCTATACCCCCGCCCCGAAGGGTGTCCTGCCTATATCGAGGTGTGGCGCAGATCCGTCTTCAGCACCTTGCCGCTGGCGTTGCGCGGGAGGCTGTCGACCAGCACGTACGCCCGCGGCTGCTTGTAGTTGGCCAGGCGGTCCTTGAGCCAGGTCGCGATGGTGTCGGGGTCCAGGTCGTCACGTACGACGACGAAGGCCTTGCCCACCTGACCCAGGCGCGCGTCGGGGACGCCGATGACCGCGGCCTCGACGATGCCGGGATGGCCGGCGAGGGTGTTCTCGACCTCGGCCGGATAGACGTTGAAGCCGCCGACGGTGAACATGTCCTTGATCCGGTCGGTGATCTTCAGGCAGCCGTGCTCGTCGAGGTAGCCGACGTCGCCGGTGTGGAGCCAGCCGTCCTCGTCGATCGCCTCGGCGGTGGCCTCCGGGTTCTCGAAGTAGCCGAGCATGACGTTGTCGCCGCGGATCCAGACCTCGCCGTCCTCGCCGGGCTCGGCGTCGTCGCCGGTCGCGGTGACGGTGCGGATCTCGAGGCCCTCGACGGCCGGGCCGACGACCTTGGCGACGTGCTCGGGGTCCTCGCCGGGGCGCGTCGTGGTCGCGACCATGCACTCGGTGAGCCCGTACGCACCCTTGACCTCGTCGATCCCGAGGATGTCGCGCATGTCGGCGAAGAGGCTCTCCGGGACGCTCGCGGCGCCGGCGATCGCGAAGCGCAGCGAGGAGAGGTCGTACGCCTTCAGGTCGGGGTGGTTGATGAGCGTGGTGAAGATCGTGGGGGCGCCGGGGAGGACGGTGATCCGCTCGTCCTGGATCAGCTTCAGCGCCTGGGCGGGGTCGTAGGTCGCGATCGGGTAGACCGTGCTGCCCGCGGTGAATGCGGCGATGAAGCCGGCCTTGTAGCCGAAGCCGTGGAAGAACGGGTTGACGATGGCATAGCGATCGTCGGGGGAGAGCGCGGCGCCGCGGGCCCAGACGTCGGCGACGCCGATCGTCTGGCGCTGGGCGCTCATCACGCCCTTCGGCTTGCCGGTGGTGCCGGACGTGAACAGCAGGTCGGCGAGGGTGTCGGGGGTGACGGTCGCTTTGGCGTCCGAGAGACGCTTTTCGGTCGTGTCGTCGCCTCTCACCAGGAACTCGTCCCAGCCGCTCGCCAGGTCTACGACGGTGAGCAGGTGCTCCGGGAGCGGGCCGGCGTCGTGGAGCATCTGGACGTAGTCGGTGCCGAGGAAGCCGTTGACGGTGATGAGTGCGGTCGCGCGGGACCGTTCGAGGATCTCGCGCGCCTCATGGCCCCGGTAGCGCGTGTTCAGCGGCACCACGGCCGCCCCGATCGTCTGGGCGCCGAGGACCGCGACCGGGAACTCCCAGCGGTTGGGCGCCCAGATCGCGACCCGGTCGCCGCTGCGTACGCCGCTGGCGAGGAAGGCACGCGCCGCCTTCTCCGCCGCGTCGGCGAGCTCGGTGTAGGTGAGCGTCGTGGGGCCGTCGACGATCGCCGGCTGGTCGGCGTACGTCTGCTTGGCCTTCTCGAGCAGGGCGGGGATCGTGCGCGGGGTCACCCGGGCAAGCGTAGTTGAGCAACTGCTTGTTTGGTAGACTTCGTCCATGACTGACACGGGGGTTGCGCCGAGAAGGCGGGGGACGGCGTCGGGGTCGTCGCGGCGGGCCGAGCTGCTCACGCTGGCGGCCGAGATGTTCGCGACCAAGGGGTTCTCCCAGACGACCGTACGCGACATCGCGGACGCCGCGGGGATCCTCTCGGGCTCGCTCTACCATCACTTCCGCTCCAAGGAGGCGATGCTGACCGAGGTGCTGTCGGGCTTCCTCGACGGGCTCAACGCCCGGTTCACCGAGATCGTCGAGTCCGGTGTCGACCCCCAGGCCGACCTGGACGGGCTGATCGCGGAGTCCTTCCGGACGATCCACAACGAACGGCTCGCCGTCGCGCTCTACCAGAACGAAGCGTCCTTCCTCGCGACCGTCGAGGGCTTCGAGTTCGTCGCCGAGCGCTCGCGTGACAACGAGGCGCTGTGGATCCGGGTCATCGAGGCCGGCCAGGCCTCGGGCGTCTTCCAGGCCTCGCTCGATCCCGCGCTGACCTACCGGTTCATCCGCGACGGCGTCTGGTCCACCGTCTCCTGGTATCGCCCCGGCGGGCGGCACACCCCCGAGACGCTCTCGGAGCAGTATCTGAAGCTGCTCCACGCGGGCATCCTCGCCTGACCCCCACCGCTGGTCGAGCCGCGAGGCCGCTTCCACCGCTGGTCGAGCCGCGAGGCCGCCTGCGGCCGAGCGTGTCGAGACCAACACGGTCCCCTCTGCGCTCGATGGCACCGTGTTGGTCTCGACACGCCTCCGCCTAGCGGCTCCGGCGGCTCGACCGGCGGGGTGGGGCGAGGGGTTAGTGGACTTCCTTGAAGCGGAGGCCCTTGGGGTCTTCCGCCTCGATGATCTTCAACTCGTCCGGAGTGGGCTCACGGGTGAGGGGTGCGTCGGCGGCGTCGATCGGGAATCCGGTGGCCTCCTGCAGTTCCTCGGGGGCCACGCCGGGGTGGATCGAGACGACCTTGACGAGCCCGGAGTCGTCGTAGCCGAAGACGGCGAGGTTGGTGACGATGACGCCGAGGTCGTGGAAACGGGCCGCGGTGCCAACCGCGCGGTCGTTGCCGACGCCGCTGGCGACGTCGACGCGGTCGACGAAGATCCGGGCGGAGTGCTTGGCGACCCAGTAGTCGACACGGTGGTTGACGGTGTTGCCCGGAGCGCCGCGTACGCCGATCAGTTGACGCTTGGGCTGCCGCCAGTCGCCGATGGAGGAGATGTTCTGGTTGCCGTAGCGGTCGATCTGGCTGGCGCCCATCATCGAGTGTCGGCGGCCGCTGGCGACGATGTCGAAGATGCTGCGGAACGGTACCCAGGCCTCGGGGGTGCCGCCGGCCGCCGCGGTCTTCAGCAGCGGGGGAGCCTCGGCCATCATGAACGCCTCGCCGTCGCTGAGCGCGAGCTCGGGGGTGTGGGTGGCCTTGGCCAGGCGTACGCCGATGGCCGGCACGATCCCGACGGCGTGGGCGAGCACCTCGCCGGAGCCCTTGAAGGCGTCGGAGACGGCGGCGACGCAGATGTCGGCCCGCGTGATGGTCTGGGTGGTCACAGGTAGCGCTCCTCGAACTCGGTCCAGTCGCTGTCGGACTCTGACTTGGCTGCCGCCACGTACGCCTTCTGGAACTCCTCGTCGCGACCGTAGTCGGGGTCGCAGCTGGTGAAGTGGGCGCCGCCGGGCGCCTCGACGACGTGGTTGACGAAGATGCGGGGGACCAGGAGGGTCTGCGGCGGGGCCTTGGCGGTGAGATCGTCGGTGGAGACGATCTGCTCGACCGACAGGATCGTGGTGTCGGCGGCCATCGCGAAGAGGTCGTCGAAGTAGGGGTCGGGGCCGAGGTACTGCCCGTTGCCGGCCGCGTCGGCGCGGTTGAGGTGGATGAGCGAGACGTCGAGGCGGAGGCCGGGGACGGCGACGTACTCCTCGTCGTCGTAGGGCGACCTCACCGTCTCGAGGTCGGGGTTCATCGCCATCACGTCGCTGCCGAGGCCGGCGCGGATGGGCTGGAAGCTGAGCCGGTTCGCCCCGGCGCGAAGGCCGGCGACGAACATGCCCTCGTCGTACTCGCTCGTCTCCGGGATCTCGCCGCGCTCGCGGGCGCGGGTGAAGTTGGGGTCGAGCGGGATCGAGTCGAGGCTGACGAAGCCGTAGACCAGCTTGCGGATCTTGCCGGCGCGGGCGAGCAGGCCGACGTCGGGGCCGCCGAACGCGACCACGGTGAGGTCGGTGACGTCGCTGCGGAGGATCTCCTTGACCAGGGCCATCGGCTTGCGGCGCGAGCCCCAGCCGCCGATCCCGATGGTCATCCCGGACTCGAGCTTGCCGGCGACCTCGGTGAGGGGCAATGTCTTGTCGAGCGGAGTCTTGTTCACGTGTCTCCTCGGAAGAGCTGGGCGGTGGCGTGGGCGCGCTTGAAGTAGAGGTGGGCGTCGTGCTCCCAGGTGATCGCCACCCCGCCGTGCAGCTGGATCATCTCGGCCGCGACCTGCGAGAACGCGTCGGAGCACCAGGTCTTGGCGGCGTGGACGAGACGTCGATCGGGTGCGGGCTGGGTCAGCTCCCAGGCTGCGGCCCAGCTCATCGTCCTGGCCGTCTCGACCTGGACGAGCAGATCGGCGCAGCGCTGCTTGAGCGCCTGGAACGAGCCGAGCGGGCGACCGAACTGGTGGCGCTCCTTGAGATAGGCGACCGTACGCTCCAGCGCCTCGCGTGCGGCTCCGGCCTGGAGGGCGGTCATCATGGTGGCGCCCACGGTGGTGACGTACGCCGGGTCCACCGTGCCGATGGGGTCGCCGGGAGCGTCGACCGTGACCGTCGCGAACCTCCAGGTCGGGTCCATCGCGGGGGTCGCGCTGACCGTGACCGCCGAGGGATCCACCGCGTGGACCTGGTCGCCGCGCAGCACGAGGAGGATCTCCGCGCCGACGGCGTCGATGACGAGGTCGGAGCCGGGGACCACCACGGCGGCCGTGGTCCCGGCGGCGATCCGCTCCAGCAGCTCACCGGCGGCCGGGATCCCGGCGGCCGCCAGGACCTGGGTCGCCAGCAGCGTGCCGACGAACGGCGACGGCGTGAGCGTGGCGCCGAGCTCCTCGAGGACGAGATGCGCCTCGATGTAGGAGCAGCCGACCCCGCCGTACGCCTCGGGGACCGCCAAGGCGGTCACGCCGATCTGCTCGGTCATCGTCTGCCACAGGGTGGTGTCGTAGCCCTCGGGGGTCGCGATCGCCGCCCGCAGATCCATCGACGCGGCCCGCTTGGCGATCAGCGTGTGCACCGTCGCGACCAGGTCGGTCTGTTCCTCGGTCAGCGCGAACCTCATCGCGCCTCCACCAGTGACTCGAGGATCCGCGCGCGGTGCTCGGCAGGGGTGCCCCAGGCGCCCACCAGCGCGCGCACCTTGAGGATCCACAGGCTCAGGTCGAACTCGCGGGTGTAGCCGATCGCGCCGTGGACCTGGAGCGCGGTGCGCGAGGCGAGGTAGGCGGCGTCGCCGGTCGCGACCTTCGCGGCCGAGACCGCTCGGGCCGCCGTCGGCGCTTCGGCGTCGAGCTCGACGGCCGCGTTGTGCACCAGCGGAGCCGCGAAGTCCAGGGCGACGCGTACGTCGGCGAGCAGGTGCTTGACCGCCTGGAACTCGCCGATCGGGCGCCCGAACTGCGTGCGCTGCTTCACATAGGCGACCGAGTCGTCGAGGAGTCTCAGTCCCGCGCCGAGGAGCTGGGCGGAGCAGGCGAGCGTGCCGAAGTCGAGTGCCGGCGCCGGGTCGATCGTGGCGATCTCCTCGCCGGCGGTGACCTCGAAGAGCCGCCGGGTCGGGTCGACCGACGTCCGCTCGGCACCGGGTTCCGCTCGGCGGAGAGTCGCGCCGAGTGCGTAGGTCCGCTCGGCGACATCGGCGTCGAGCGCCCGTGTCCCCGGGGCCACCGAGACCAGCGCTTCGCCCGATGCCAGCCGTGCGAGGAGCTCCGCGTCGGGAGTGCCGGGCAGGAGTCGCGGAGCGACGGCGACGGACTCGATCCAGGGGCCGGGAACGCCGTGGTAGCCGAGCCGTTCGAAGGCGACGGTCAGGTCTACGGCGGATGCGCTCAGGCCGCCGTCCTCCTCCGACACCAGCAACCCGGTGACACCGAGCTCGGCGAGCCGCTGCCACAGCTTCAGCCCCGCCGAGTGGTCACCGGTCGCCCAGGCGCGCGACGCCGCCGGGACGTCGGCGGCACCGAGCAGGTCGTCGAGTGCTTCCGAGAAGGCGTGCTGCTCCGGCGTACGTCCGAATCTCATCGGCCACCCCTCGGCAGGCCGAGCACACGCTCGGCGACGATGTTGCGCTGGATCTGGTTGGTGCCGGCGTAGATCGGGCCGGACAGGGAGAAGAGGTAGTCGTCGACCCACCGACCGGCGAGCTCCGCGTCCGCGCCGAGCAGGGAGAGCGCGGTCTCGTGGAGCGAGAGGTCGAGGTCGGACCACCACAGCTTGTTGATCGAGCCCTCCGCGCCGACCGAGCC from Nocardioides luteus includes:
- a CDS encoding acyl-CoA dehydrogenase family protein gives rise to the protein MRFGRTPEQHAFSEALDDLLGAADVPAASRAWATGDHSAGLKLWQRLAELGVTGLLVSEEDGGLSASAVDLTVAFERLGYHGVPGPWIESVAVAPRLLPGTPDAELLARLASGEALVSVAPGTRALDADVAERTYALGATLRRAEPGAERTSVDPTRRLFEVTAGEEIATIDPAPALDFGTLACSAQLLGAGLRLLDDSVAYVKQRTQFGRPIGEFQAVKHLLADVRVALDFAAPLVHNAAVELDAEAPTAARAVSAAKVATGDAAYLASRTALQVHGAIGYTREFDLSLWILKVRALVGAWGTPAEHRARILESLVEAR
- a CDS encoding CoA-transferase subunit beta, whose protein sequence is MTTQTITRADICVAAVSDAFKGSGEVLAHAVGIVPAIGVRLAKATHTPELALSDGEAFMMAEAPPLLKTAAAGGTPEAWVPFRSIFDIVASGRRHSMMGASQIDRYGNQNISSIGDWRQPKRQLIGVRGAPGNTVNHRVDYWVAKHSARIFVDRVDVASGVGNDRAVGTAARFHDLGVIVTNLAVFGYDDSGLVKVVSIHPGVAPEELQEATGFPIDAADAPLTREPTPDELKIIEAEDPKGLRFKEVH
- a CDS encoding acyl-CoA dehydrogenase family protein, coding for MRFALTEEQTDLVATVHTLIAKRAASMDLRAAIATPEGYDTTLWQTMTEQIGVTALAVPEAYGGVGCSYIEAHLVLEELGATLTPSPFVGTLLATQVLAAAGIPAAGELLERIAAGTTAAVVVPGSDLVIDAVGAEILLVLRGDQVHAVDPSAVTVSATPAMDPTWRFATVTVDAPGDPIGTVDPAYVTTVGATMMTALQAGAAREALERTVAYLKERHQFGRPLGSFQALKQRCADLLVQVETARTMSWAAAWELTQPAPDRRLVHAAKTWCSDAFSQVAAEMIQLHGGVAITWEHDAHLYFKRAHATAQLFRGDT
- a CDS encoding CoA transferase subunit A, which gives rise to MNKTPLDKTLPLTEVAGKLESGMTIGIGGWGSRRKPMALVKEILRSDVTDLTVVAFGGPDVGLLARAGKIRKLVYGFVSLDSIPLDPNFTRARERGEIPETSEYDEGMFVAGLRAGANRLSFQPIRAGLGSDVMAMNPDLETVRSPYDDEEYVAVPGLRLDVSLIHLNRADAAGNGQYLGPDPYFDDLFAMAADTTILSVEQIVSTDDLTAKAPPQTLLVPRIFVNHVVEAPGGAHFTSCDPDYGRDEEFQKAYVAAAKSESDSDWTEFEERYL
- a CDS encoding TetR/AcrR family transcriptional regulator — encoded protein: MTDTGVAPRRRGTASGSSRRAELLTLAAEMFATKGFSQTTVRDIADAAGILSGSLYHHFRSKEAMLTEVLSGFLDGLNARFTEIVESGVDPQADLDGLIAESFRTIHNERLAVALYQNEASFLATVEGFEFVAERSRDNEALWIRVIEAGQASGVFQASLDPALTYRFIRDGVWSTVSWYRPGGRHTPETLSEQYLKLLHAGILA
- a CDS encoding FG-GAP-like repeat-containing protein; translated protein: MPRRAKIASISGTTLVLGVAAVAIPLTLNSATAEPTTSGPLAAFDAANREPSTLPAGPVESHLEEVALTTSTGKATEHATKVDKPRTDVIKSDPQDVTGFGVVGVTWSGEIADGVRPEVRTLKDGVWSSWSPMVVDVEDHGPDAGTAEAKGVRPGTDEFLAGHVDQVQTRIIVPNAAEIPGDLELAVIEPGKPEDTVEELPEIETDKDKPRATSVHAGSKDSDLNLVASTYTSSPTIYSRAQWGADETIREQTAPSYRQIHGGFVHHTAGTNDYTETDVPSIIQGVYEFHVKTRGYRDVGYNFFVDKFGRIWEGRHGGVALPVEGAHTSGYNYDSFGASALGCFDTVAAGCPDDTGATQNQPTDAMIQAYGSLYAWKLSLHGVTANATNVTLTKTDGTKTVFPHAINGHRDAGTTVCPGANLQAKLPDIRTLAASLQKSWSGRDLESHIAGTSHSDFVARRASDGRIFTLRTGGFAGFSSTRTSTTVGSTVREAVVTPDITGDGKADLIQVRDDGSAGIRKGRGDGTFAAVFKNLGRSTFSGVSKITATGNIGGTSANDLVGKNAKGYLVRYTGNGSGGFTRAGSTRSLSGFDKLAATGDVNKDGKRDLIGRKSGALYYFKGSGSGTFGSPVKLSTQSPSWSSLVQLSGYGDFTGDGRGDLIGRDSSNRGWIYPASGSGFGKPLGPYADVNRTLVGAVNLVGNSLPDLVLKSGSTLYVKPNSGRVSLAAPVDSGITLTSATALMNAGDWNRDGKGDFLAKMSDGSVRLYRGYGTGKFASPVTIATGLGTVSVIDAVGDVTGDGYPDLMGRVSGGTIKLWPGKGSTQVGASIVMRTSAAGTRLVGVGRWNSSNTPDVLFVNGTSTVVHESNGPGGLVSTQTLSINLSGYDAVLGVRDLRASSGGDLIVRSGSYIYALERNSAGTGVTRTYLGALSGYNLLG
- a CDS encoding AMP-binding protein; its protein translation is MTPRTIPALLEKAKQTYADQPAIVDGPTTLTYTELADAAEKAARAFLASGVRSGDRVAIWAPNRWEFPVAVLGAQTIGAAVVPLNTRYRGHEAREILERSRATALITVNGFLGTDYVQMLHDAGPLPEHLLTVVDLASGWDEFLVRGDDTTEKRLSDAKATVTPDTLADLLFTSGTTGKPKGVMSAQRQTIGVADVWARGAALSPDDRYAIVNPFFHGFGYKAGFIAAFTAGSTVYPIATYDPAQALKLIQDERITVLPGAPTIFTTLINHPDLKAYDLSSLRFAIAGAASVPESLFADMRDILGIDEVKGAYGLTECMVATTTRPGEDPEHVAKVVGPAVEGLEIRTVTATGDDAEPGEDGEVWIRGDNVMLGYFENPEATAEAIDEDGWLHTGDVGYLDEHGCLKITDRIKDMFTVGGFNVYPAEVENTLAGHPGIVEAAVIGVPDARLGQVGKAFVVVRDDLDPDTIATWLKDRLANYKQPRAYVLVDSLPRNASGKVLKTDLRHTSI